The Acropora muricata isolate sample 2 unplaced genomic scaffold, ASM3666990v1 scaffold_718, whole genome shotgun sequence genome contains the following window.
CCCACATCCTAGACAAAGACATCTTGTACATCAAGCAAGTTAGACTAATGAATGAGAAgcattaaagaaataaaaacataaatgaAGTAAAATAAATCAACTAAATTCTCTGCTTGATGAGAACGAACAAGGGCATGAATCCACCTAATAAATGGAGGATAAAACTATCTTTATTTGTATGATAAGTAGACACTCCTGGCACGTAAAATACGTCATACCCGCATCGCTTCGTAGCGTTTGACAAGGCGAACAAGTCGATCAGGAGTGAAGTGGTcgtgttcttcttcttccagtTCCTCTGGAAGTGAAACGAAGGACATTTTTAACGTAGAAAGGGTATAATTATCCACCTTCGGTCCTTACGAGGAGGATTTGGAGCCGTTAGCAACCGCAGAAGAAGCGGCTGAGTAGGAGGCAAGAAATGCTAAAGAGCTCGAGGAGGAACGCCGCTTTCAGGCAAGATTCACTCGTAAAGTGGATGCTAGTACATGGTACGAGAGGTTGGCTGGTTTTTAGAAGTATAGTTTGTCAACATTAACTTTACCTTTCATTCAAGTACGCAGGTAATGGTATGTTCATAAAGTATCAGATGTTTACCTGCAGCGTGCTTTTGTCGACCTCGCTCTGTACATGTATATATTTAGCCTTTTTCGTATAAAATCAGGGTTTTccaattagttttttttttcgcgctATAAGCAGTTCGCCTAGTGGCAGTTTGGATCAGACATTTCTCTCCGCTATCCAGCAGATAGCtacttttagccttttttccaGTGTCTTTactaacaatgtaagtatttcttagttttttttttaagtcttgtGTTAGTTTGCTTgagcaacatttaaatattgtaatttctttgctttgttattttgtaGTTTCAACCCACCGTCACGTACAAGGGTTTTCGTACTTCTTTGGAATAAAAATATGGTTGCTATCCCTAGTGGTGTTGGAAAGTTGATGTATTCATAAGGAAAGCCTTCTGCAGTTATAAATGAGTACAGCAGTGACAGAATTAACTAAACAGCAATCATCAGTAGAGCTTATTGCAACTCAACCTATTCGTACTGTTTCGAGTGAACAACGTAGCAACATTGATAGCATACTGAAACTGTATTTGATTCAACTGGGAACAACTCGCCAGAGATTTGGGAGCATCGATTTAGCCACTGGGTTCACTAACAGTctcataaactctgttgttaagAATTGTGAATATATCAATTCTGTGGATCATCGGTTATTGGCCTTACAATTACAATTTGGGACGTTTTACATGCTCACGCTATTGTTCAAGTAGTCAATAATGAAGTACTTAGTACGCTCATTCTGGCTTTACCAGAACCACTAGCTAACCCCAAccttttcagtttaatatgggattctcatatttggagccaatttaatatgtaatgatgatcatgaatttttagACCTACCCGAGTGAGTGCAAAGTCCACTTTTATAATTGGGGTCCTCTCATAAATATGATCgaataaaataatcttctcCCACATCTTAATACCAAGGTGgtaatgaaagaaaactgggctcttttagttggagtaacacaaagacaaaaaatgaaagaaattaccTGTTTAGGAAAATCCCCCACAGTacaccaaaataatcataatgccaCAAAATATGTTCTTGCATGGGGAAAATACTAATAATGAACCAAACATCGGACTAAAATATGTTGTAAACCACGTGATTTAATACAATTCTTCTCCACTTATCTATTCggtaaatgaattgttcctgTATTTGGCCCTGATTTACATTTGTAAGCATAGAACCTAAGTACAGAAACGGTTaagtaatattaaatttcaCCATAATAGGCTTAAGTGGTGTGACTAGACTGGTCAacatcaaattttatgataaattgGCATGTACAGTAAACCGTGTTAAGGTGtaacacaaaccaaaaaaagtaATTACCGGTAGACACTTAAGGCTGGTTTCATATGTAATATGTCAAAAACgcgtgcgagtgtttcatcaggggttcaaaacaccgagaaacagatgaaagcacgaggccgcaggcctcgtgcttttattgtttcgaggtgtttggaatccctgatgaaacacgaagcgcGAATTTTTGACATGACTTCTCAATCACGCCTAAAAATCCACTGAAATAAGGCATGCAAAAATAACTTATTCCCTGCGGGAATGGTAAATAGCTCATGCAGGTCTCTGCCTGTTTTTCGAAAGCCGTTTGTCCCATGTTAGCGGTGTTTTATTGCATTTGATGGTTATGGctgagaagaagaaaggaagTCCGAGTCGTTTTCGTTTGCCAAAAAGTGCATATGAGGAGCAAGTCCTGGCTGATGAAGCTGTTCCATCTTCTacaaagtacaaaaacaaattggGTTTAAAACTGTTTCGGGAATGGCAGCAGCAAAGGGAGATAAAAGTACCGATTTTAGATCCTTTCAAAGATTATGAATTGTACAAGGTTAATCCTGTTAGTTACGAAATGAAGGATATGGGTGTCATATCTCTTAACTACTGGCTCACGAAGTTTGTAATGGAAGTCGCCAAAGATTCAGGGGAAAGGTATCCACCCAGAACTGTGTACGGGATAGTGTGTGGTGTGAAGCGTCATGTGGGAAACAAAAATGGCGACGAGGCGTTGAATCGACTTGATGCTCATGATAAAAGGTACGGGAAATTAAGaatgttgtttttgcttgtttggtaTTATTTATTTGGGGAAtagtttcagtttttatttaaaGCAACATGATCTTGTAGGTGGATTAATTACAATAGGTTCGGCATTTTTGGCGTGCCTTAGATGCAGAGATGAAGGATGCTGCAAAAGAAGACCTCCATATCAAGTGTCAAAACGAGGAGAAAGAATTTGTTAACGCCGAAGAATTGTAATTTCCACGTTGTGAATAACTTTTCGAGGTACGGTAGAGATTAATCGACTGCATGGTAATTGAGGTtgctaattaaaattcaagtgtCTTGATCAGtgttttcatcagtttttgAACTAACCGGAGTAATCTTGATCTAAATTGGGTATCAAGGTACATGCACCTGACCAAAATGAGACACTCCGATTAGCTTTTAACtatatgaataattaatgagtttgagaagatcacagacgatcgcagatcgcagaaagttctgcgatcgtctgcgatcatctgcgatagtctgcgatcgtgatcgcaggcTATCGCGggagatagaaccatgttctatcttctgcgatcatctgcgatcgaaatgtaatccataatatttttaattctgactgGTGACTCAATCAACAAACCCGAATGTTCGTTTATAGCAGCGCCCATTTGTTTTAAACATGGTTGGCGTTAAATATGATAACGCTGCTAATGAGGTATTTATGGAAGAagttgcgcggtatgagtgTGTTTACAACCGTAacagtaagaatttcaaaggcaaaacaaaaagactAACAGTTGAGAAAAAATCGGCGAGAAATTtcatttatcttgtctcttcatgaatatttttcaaaTCCGAAACCGATGTTTCCTTCGGTTTTAAAGCTGAcgttgtcgtcgctttaggaTTAAAAGTAGAAATAAATTTACATGCAGCGAGCTCAATGCGTGTGTACATTTGACATTtacgctgaacgaaatgtatggctatagtcggctctgcgatcgtctgcgattatttaacaattagactacgagcccgagttttctaacGTAACTAACTAAGTTTTCTAACGTTTACTAACTaagtagaaaacgagggcgagtagtgtaattgttttagtataaatttactcgtagtctcattgcataaaaatgtaaagtaaagtctaaataaaatggttaaaagtgtttcaatgtgtttacatcggcaattcaaaggtttcaaacactgcgcgtgatgtgcactgaagcttcgtgatatacaatttaaaattcgtgatacacaattcaaaatttaaagcttcgtgattggtcaaaataaatggaagaacgattttcattggccaTTCACAACTgatgactatcagcagatagtctacgagtaatatagccaatcaggttcacggattcacgatagactacgagtaaatttatactaattggaAATagctctctttgcgatcgtccgCGAtatgcgatctgcgatccgcgattgtctgcgatcatatggaaaccagcctttagacTGACCTGTTTATAAGTACATCTAGACCCATTTAATTCTCTTAGAGAAGTAAAGTAAAGCCGGTGACTACCATCGCGAAGCATATTCGACCTATTTCCCAGCTGACACCAGCTATATCCAAGATAGCTGAGGACTTTGTGGTCAACAAGTATGTTGCCCCTGCAGTCCTGGAGGTGGTTGATTCGAATCAATTTGGAGCTATACCTAATTCTTCAACTCTTCACGCTCTCACCTCGATGATGCATACGTGGGCGCAGGCAACGGATGGGACTGGCTCAGCGGTGCGTGTTGTGTGCCTGGATTACAGAAAGGCCTTTGACCTGGTGGATCATGGCACTTTAGCTGCCAAGATCATGGGGTTGCGCATTCCTCGCGGGGTTGCCCGTTGGGTCTGCGATTTCCTTATGGATCGGCGCCAGCGAGTAAAATTGTCCAGTGACTGCTTCTCCGAATGGGGCGCCGTTCCATCAGGCGTGCCCCAGGGAACTAAACTGGGCCCTTGGCTTTTCATTCTGATGATCAATGATCTCCGCTCGTCTCGTTCTGACTCTTGGAAGTACGTAGATGACACTACTCTCGCTGAAGTAGTTCCAAAGGGAGGTCAAAGCGGAATACAAGCCGCGGTCGATGCTGTTGAGCAGTGGTCTACAGCCAACAAGCTCCAGCTGAATGCGAATAAATGCAAAGAACTCGTTATTGACTTTAAGAAGGCAAAACATCACTTTGATGCAGTAACTGTGAACTCTAAGGAAATTGATCGCGTAGATAGTGTTAAGTTGCTAGGAGTTACTATAACTAGTACGCTACAGTGGAATTGCCACGTTTTAGAAGTAATCAAGAAGGCTAACAAGAGAATGTATTTTCTCACATTACTTAAGCGTGCAAATGTTCCAGCACATGATATTATCTGTTTCTATCGAACATGTATCAGGCCAGTTCTTGAATATTGTGCTCCGTTATACCATCACGCACTTCCTGATTATTTAACTAAGGACATTGAACGTATTCAACGGCGTGCACTAGCAATTATCACGCCAGATTTGTCCTATAGCGAAAGCCTACTGTTGTACAATATGGTATCTTTAGAGCACAGACGTTcaaatcaatgcaacaaatttttcGAATCCATTGTAAATAATCCAGATCACAAGCTACATCAACTTCTTCCACCAACGTTCACTTGTAAATATAACCTTCGTAATCCGCGGAAATTTGTCAATCCAACCACGCGCACCAAGCGTTTTTCATCAACTTTCATAACATCAATGTGCAGACGCTACTGAGCTGCTGAGCTACTAAGCTGCTTTAGTATTAGTTAGTTATTATGGTCATAAATTTTTTAGAActtatatttttagtatttatagcatattttacataaatttttacaatttacatttatataattatactgTAATTTCATGCAATTCAGCCTTAGAGGCTGCTATATGAATCTTTAATAAACCTATACCTATACCTAGACCACGGCCTAACTTGAAATTCGTTTATACATGCCGTCGAGATGGCAGTATATTTCGTACccggtaaagaaatataaataggTGCTCAAATCATGTGCAAATATTGGTACAGATTACCCAATTTACGAGTGAAATAGTCATCTCTTGTGGAAACCATTAATACATTCACTAATTCGGGATTCCTTAACTATTTCGGGCTTTGGGTACTAGTAATAACACACGTACATTTATAATTATAAATTGcgtaaataaattaaaactctGACGGCCGAATGAATCGGATCTATCACCTTCATTCCACCTCTTGATAGTGAGCCTTGTggagtttcaagttaatttaagGTGCAACATCAACTTCAGCTCTTCCTTTAATTGCTTTAGCCGGCGATAATTTCGTTTCAGCTACACAAGTCGGTCATTTTGCAAGGAAGACAATTTCGGCCAATCACGACTAATGTATGAATGTCTCTATCTTCAGACCAATCAACGTAGGTTtcataacggtgtgtgccagggtcttctctcagccaccatcttgaaagcggagtcgACCCTGGGAACCAGGTTGCCAAACTGCTTATTAGTGACTAGACGCGTACCATAATACACAGTGACCCCAAGGCTTCGTTTGTTATGGCAagaggactgagtggagtcccattgggtctgaaatcatacgagtgattaacagaATCGGACGCCCGCGAAGCAGAAGTGCGATTTGTGAATTAAGAGTACGATTACAGACAACACGAATTCCTGTTAGCTGTTAATCATAAATGTGGAATATTCTCTATACTATGATTCTTTTTTAATTAGATCTTGGTCATGTTTTGAGACTTAAGTGTCATTGCTATTGTAATTATATTTAAGTTTGGCTGGTTTATTTAAGAAACAGTTTAAATCGTGATTATATTAACTAACTCCCAcattacaaattaaactgtCCGATGACAAGCTGTTTGATGTCCGATtgcaaactgtccgatttcatGAGAGGAAACCAATAAGTTTAAAATAAATGGTTGGGGTAATTTCCTttaaaaacaatatttctttTATCTTAAAGTTGTAATCAGTTTTTCCGGAAGCAGCgttttcaaaatgatcccaTTTTATATAGAGGCTGCGTGCTCTTGTTTTGCTAGGGCTTTAATTAAAATGTTCAGTTGTCCTATCTTAAAGTTTCCGCTTCGTTTTTTCGATGTAGAAGTCAATACAATCCCAGCATTTTGCGTAGTTAATGCATATGATCCTAGACCTTTGGGAATGAGTCGGACTATCTTTGTATGGAAAGAAAGATTTGATCCGACAAGTGCTTAGAAAAATAACGTTTAGGTAAACCATGGCATAAGCCTTACTAATACAAGATTCAAAGAGTTTAGAGATCTGGTTGCTCTCCAAACCTAAATAGgtaaacaaaataattgaatCTTTCTTTGGAACGGTACAGACAGAGTTTTTGAGCGTGTTTCGGTTTTTCTTTAACAAGTCGTTGATCGGTTATGATTTAGTATTCCTTGAGGGTAACCTTTTCGAAGGAGAAAGTTTCGCAAATGGTTGAGAGAAAATTGAAGTAACACGATATCTTGTTCGTAATTTTAAAATTCTCGCGTccgaaaaaaaaactgattaccACGGCAAGAGAGAAGGATTATTTCCGTTTAAAGGGGAACTTAACAAAGTCAGACGTCCGCGAGGCTGTAGTCCGAGTTATGAATCGAGAATATGATTACCGACAaaaattggacgacacgaagtgcGGCTTAGTGCTCTTACCAATTAATCACGCGggaaattctccattttatgatttgtttcaaatttcgGTTTTCTAGACTTAGCTGTTGTTGCTATGGTCATTTTATATCAGATTTTGGGGCTGGTTAGTTTAACATACAGTTTTAATTGCGATTAGTTTATCTACCTGTCACATTCCAGACAGTCCCATTACGTGAATAAGCGCCGCCATCGAATAGGcaccgcatctgggacaaaaaaattaataagcgccgcccttgAATAAGCACCGCACCCCTGATGCTCTCACCGCTCacattttcgctctcgttatcatgaatcTCTCGCGTTgtttcaccgcgtgaatttctcttgTACTTCTAGATCTACTATCAGTTTaatttagtatcagtccatagcaatattagggaacttaagaaacgacgacgaaaGAACGACGACGACGCTTCACATCCGAGGAAGACCGAGGGTTTCGTTTTCGGAGGGAAAATTTGAAGGTTAAGCGGACGATCTTGCGGGAAGACGACCGCATCTTAGGTGGTTATACATTTTGTTTGTCTATGGCGTTCAAAGACTTGCGCAATTCGCTTATAATAAGCTACGACGATGGTTTTATTGACGACGAAGAATTTGTTcttctttatgatctttattcTTCGAAAGACCTTGATTTTCCCTATGATGCTTACGCGCCGTTTGACCTCGAGGAAATCGACGAAGCTGAATGTGTGGCAGAGTTTCGTTTTCGTAAAAGAGACGTACGAGCTTTGGCAGACGTTCTACGGGTTCCAGATACCATAACCTGCGAGCAAGGTTCTGTTTGCACCGGCATTGAAGGCCTATGCATGCTCCTAAGGCGAATGTCTTACCCATGTAGATATGGTGACATGATACCCAGATTTGCTAAACCAGTGCCGGTGCTCTCTCTGATCACCAACCAGATGCTTGACTTTATTTACAATGTACACGGACACAAGGTATTGAATTGGAATCATGATCTTCTCAGCCCTGCAAACCTCCAGATATATGTTGACACTATAACAGCTAAGGGTGCTCCACTGGACAACTGCTTTGGGTTCATAGATGGAACCATAAGAGCCATTGCACGCCCAGAAAAACACCAAAGGATTCTCTACAATGGCCATAAGAGGGTCCATGCTCTTAAGTTTCAAAGCATTGCTCTTCCCAATGGTTTGATAGGGAACTTATATGGCCCAGTTGGTAAGCAACAAAATAATACAGTAGTACAGATTATATAAACTGCTGCGGATAGTGTGTTGCAAAAGATCTCTGGTACTTGTTAATTGgttcaataaaaaaattttatGTTTGGAGAGTCATGCTCTTTCCTACATGCTCAAAGTTGTTTTAAAGCTTGCTGTCATTGGTTTGAAAAATAGTTGGCATGAAAAGTCTTTCTTTGGCCCCACACTCCCAGGGCATAAATATTGAACCCTGGTTATCTCTGACCCCCTCAAGAAAGTGGTTGATGTTTTCTTTCCCTGTTAGCAATTTCTTTTCAAACCTTGATCCTACTGCAATTCCTACTTGACTAACAAATACCTCCATCCTGTTTCTTTTTAAGCATTTCATCAAAAAgctaaatatataatattatattttattttttcagaagGAAGGAAGCATGATGCAGGCATGCTAGTTGACTCAGGGCTGCTTCATGATTTGGAGCAGTTTGCATTTAATCCAGCTGGTCAGCCCCTTTGTGTGTATGGTGACCCTGCCTACCCACTTAGGGTGCATCTTCAAGGTCCTTTCAAGCATGGTGTTCTAACTCCTCAAATGGAAGAATACAATGCTGCAATGAGTGCTGTTAGGAGCTCAGTAGAGTGGCTTTTTGGGGATGTGGTTAATTCTTTTAagttcaatgacttcaaaaaaaatttgaagCTCTTTCTTAACTGTGTTGGGAAAATGTATGTGGTTTCTGTCATACTTCGAAATGCAGTAACATGCTTATACGGAAACCTGACTTCAACTTATTTTGATCTCCCTCCACCAAGGCttgatgattattttgcataagtattggAGGAAGCAGGTTTCTCAGACTTTTCAGTTGTAAATATTTCAGTGCAATATTTGTCAGAAACATAGACTAAATTTCAAAAACAGTGATATTGGAGAGAAGGGAGGTCATAAATGGaatctttttaataataattttctgtACTTTTTTTCGTTTGTTGGTATACCACTTTGTATTTACAGAACCAGAAATTAATCTGCAGCAAATGTTGGCACCACATCTGATCTTTCCTCCAGAAGTTCATTTAAGTCACTTATTGAATTtgtgaaaatagaaaaaaagctaaaaaaacgATTGTGAACTGAGTATGAGACAAGCAGAAAATAACGGTGAAAGTTTCAATAAAGGTAGCCGAATTTTCGTATACTATATGCACTGTCTTTCAAACAAATAACAAGCTTAATTACTGACTGAAAACACAGTAAAGGAATACTAACAGCTGGAACGTGAGAAGCAACTTAACTTTCAAAACCGAAGTATTTCCAATGACACTTTGcaaaacacaactgaaattcGAAAGAACAAATAATGAACTCACAAACGTTCAATGCAATAAGCTGGTCTTAACACTCACAAGTTCATACTTTCTTGTAATTTTCCATGAGTGTCTTCATGAGTGACATcatattttgttgttgctgctgaatTTGAGCCATCATTGCTGAAAACATAGCCTGCTGTTGCCTTTGAGTTTGATCTTGCTTTTCAGCCTGCAACTGGATTTCTCTCTTCCTGATCTCTAATTCCTCTTTCCTATACTCCTTTTCGTTACTTGATTTCTCTCTCAAATAATCTATAGCGTCAGCAGTGCTTTGTCTGatctttggtttcttttctctgttttccTCATCATCACCTTTTTGTTTCGCCATTCTCTCCATCGCTCGTTTCCTGACTTCTTCTGCTGAAGacttttccttctccgccttaCTCTTCTTTTCGCGTTCTTTTGACTCCAGTTCGTTTTTGGCGTTCTTTTCTCGCTCTAAAATTTCCTCTATCAGTTTCTCTAGCTCGGACTGCTCCACCTCGATGCCAGAAGCTTTCTCCTCCATTCTTAATTTGTGTGCATATTTTGTCGATAGCAACGAAAATCGGTCACGCACGGATCTGGTGGTTACCCTGAATATCGGCTGATGAATGCTGTTGAGCTGCTGGGCCACAGATTCCCATGCTTGCCCTCTTTCGGGGGTTCTTAGCTTGAATTTGTACGGTTCACTCACGAGCACTTCCCTGCACATGATAACATCGTGGTCTGGAGTCCATTGAAAGTACTTGTTTGTCGATCTGAATGCaataaaaacatatcaaaacaaTCAATCAGTTGGTGCAAAAGTTTGTCAGAAAAGTTTCTCGAATTGCACTGCTGTCTCGATAGCTTACGTTTTCTCGGATTCTTCTGCCAGGCAGGAGGTAGCCATGCTGGTATACACTGCTCGCCAAATGCGCCTGTAAAATGAGCAAAAACTTCAATATAAAACGATCCATTCGACATAAAAACGATCTATTCGACATATAAGACTCTTCCAGGCACACTGCATCGAAAAATCAGTTGAAATCTCCTAAAAAGAGCTTCAAGGAAAAAAGTATTACTTACGTTTTCCGTAGAACCGCTTTCTCTTGCAAATTTCGTCGTCGACGAACCGTGGACGACGAAAACACAAACGGAGACATGCGCAGCACGCGCATCTGTACAAATCCAACTTCCGGTCGTCGTCGTCGTCTCATTTCGTCGTCGCatcttaagttccctattaacagatagaaagcgTACCGttgacaaaaaataaagaaaaagtaaatttgtctggtacaatgttcaAATAAGTGTCGCCTtcaaataagcgccgcacttgtgccgcgaaaaattaaataaacgaCAAGGCGCTAATTCGAGTAATATCTTTTAAGAAGGGATGCTCCTTAAAAATATATTCTCAAGAAAGcaaagatataaaaaaaatggccaaaagagGAAGGTGGGAGTAGCGCAAGCCTGTCACCACCATTTTAAAACTAGTAGGTTGGtaagagctttctgttttttcatTCGTGAAAGTCTGCTAAGGGAGACTAACGGAAATTTCGCCGAACTCAAGGAAGCATGTATCACGTTGTTATTTAttcttctcaaactcattaataattcatg
Protein-coding sequences here:
- the LOC136906944 gene encoding uncharacterized protein produces the protein MAFKDLRNSLIISYDDGFIDDEEFVLLYDLYSSKDLDFPYDAYAPFDLEEIDEAECVAEFRFRKRDVRALADVLRVPDTITCEQGSVCTGIEGLCMLLRRMSYPCRYGDMIPRFAKPVPVLSLITNQMLDFIYNVHGHKVLNWNHDLLSPANLQIYVDTITAKGAPLDNCFGFIDGTIRAIARPEKHQRILYNGHKRVHALKFQSIALPNGLIGNLYGPVEGRKHDAGMLVDSGLLHDLEQFAFNPAGQPLCVYGDPAYPLRVHLQGPFKHGVLTPQMEEYNAAMSAVRSSVEWLFGDVVNSFKFNDFKKNLKLFLNCVGKMYVVSVILRNAVTCLYGNLTSTYFDLPPPRLDDYFA